The proteins below are encoded in one region of Sulfitobacter sp. SK012:
- a CDS encoding DUF2332 domain-containing protein, giving the protein MNLRAAFQDQADSCKALGSPFMHQLLNILADHWPTDSALGAKFAGFSGDIGPSGHSLPLRIAGGLHALVLNGAAPDLTALYPPQRVSDAALTQIVLDTLKAHETFLLGWTDLPPQTNEVRRSAALIAGAAVAVQHFDLPIHLSELGASGGLNLMWDHYALEVEGHRFGPTKPALTLRPKWDGPLPPFNTPHIADRAGVDLNPLDPARGDHLLRLTAYLWADQPDRLAMTRAAASVMTAPIDKGDAVTWLSGRLDRAPQGCLHIIQHSVAWQYFPAQSQAHGRALIEAAGANATPDRPIAWLSMESDGDRTGKLGAAITLRLWPGDITIELGRADFHGRWISWTHSA; this is encoded by the coding sequence ATGAACCTGCGCGCCGCGTTTCAGGATCAAGCCGACAGCTGCAAGGCGCTCGGCTCGCCCTTCATGCATCAACTGCTGAACATCCTCGCGGATCATTGGCCAACAGATAGCGCGCTTGGGGCTAAGTTTGCAGGGTTCAGTGGCGATATCGGCCCCAGCGGTCACTCCCTGCCGTTGCGAATTGCAGGCGGTTTGCATGCACTGGTGCTTAATGGTGCAGCGCCCGATTTGACTGCCCTCTATCCGCCCCAAAGGGTCAGTGATGCGGCCCTTACTCAGATCGTTCTCGACACGCTAAAGGCGCATGAAACTTTCTTGCTCGGCTGGACTGACCTCCCGCCACAAACCAACGAAGTGCGACGCTCCGCAGCATTAATCGCCGGGGCAGCCGTTGCTGTGCAGCATTTCGATCTGCCAATCCACCTAAGCGAACTTGGGGCCAGCGGCGGGTTAAACCTGATGTGGGATCACTATGCGCTTGAGGTTGAAGGCCACCGATTTGGCCCTACCAAGCCCGCTCTGACGTTAAGGCCCAAATGGGACGGCCCCCTGCCCCCGTTCAATACGCCGCACATTGCGGATCGCGCCGGGGTTGACCTAAACCCGCTCGATCCTGCACGCGGCGACCACCTGCTGCGGCTCACTGCGTATCTTTGGGCTGACCAGCCAGATCGCCTTGCGATGACCCGCGCGGCCGCATCAGTCATGACAGCACCCATCGACAAGGGCGACGCGGTAACGTGGCTGTCGGGCAGGTTAGATCGTGCACCACAAGGATGCCTGCACATCATCCAACACTCCGTGGCTTGGCAGTATTTTCCGGCCCAATCCCAAGCGCATGGCCGCGCACTCATTGAGGCCGCAGGGGCCAACGCTACGCCGGACCGACCGATCGCCTGGCTCTCGATGGAAAGCGATGGCGACCGCACAGGCAAATTAGGTGCCGCAATCACGCTCCGGCTTTGGCCTGGTGATATCACCATCGAGCTGGGCCGCGCTGATTTCCACGGCCGCTGGATCAGCTGGACCCATAGCGCTTAA
- the pth gene encoding aminoacyl-tRNA hydrolase, with amino-acid sequence MKLIVGLGNPGAKYARNRHNIGFMALDRIAEDHDFGPWKGKHQGSISEGRFGSDRAVLLKPETFMNNSGQSVQAALRFYKLEPEDLIVLHDEIDLAPGKVKFKIAGGHAGHNGLRSVHAHVGAEYGRVRLGVGHPGHKDRVPSYVLHDFAKADENWLDDVLRGVSDGAPYLAAGDGAKFMNAVSMRVAPARPSTGTKPRTPAPQKAAEDVPDDRSTLQKLMAKFK; translated from the coding sequence ATGAAACTCATCGTAGGTCTCGGAAATCCCGGTGCAAAATACGCGCGCAACCGCCATAACATCGGCTTTATGGCACTGGACCGGATCGCCGAAGATCATGATTTTGGGCCTTGGAAAGGCAAGCACCAAGGGAGCATCAGCGAGGGGCGCTTTGGCTCGGATCGCGCGGTGCTGCTTAAGCCAGAGACTTTCATGAACAACTCAGGCCAATCAGTGCAGGCCGCCTTGCGGTTCTACAAACTCGAGCCCGAAGACCTGATCGTTTTGCATGACGAAATCGATTTGGCCCCTGGCAAGGTCAAGTTCAAGATTGCCGGAGGACACGCGGGGCACAACGGTTTGCGCTCTGTGCATGCGCATGTCGGAGCGGAATATGGACGTGTTCGGCTCGGCGTCGGGCATCCCGGCCATAAAGACCGCGTGCCAAGCTATGTGCTGCATGATTTCGCCAAGGCAGACGAAAACTGGCTCGATGATGTGCTGCGAGGTGTCAGTGACGGCGCGCCGTATCTCGCCGCGGGCGACGGCGCTAAATTCATGAATGCGGTGTCCATGCGCGTCGCTCCGGCGCGCCCCAGCACTGGGACCAAGCCCCGCACGCCAGCACCGCAAAAAGCCGCAGAAGATGTGCCCGACGACCGTAGCACGCTACAAAAGCTGATGGCGAAATTCAAATGA
- a CDS encoding DUF2087 domain-containing protein: MSKSPIPFTAPDITVVARNLSQHLSDPAKVPTHLNLMNMLARSAGFRNYQHLRAAHAAEARLNEAPAPPAIDHHLLERTLHQFDNAGQMIRWSSRRTVRDLCLWQFWSILPAGRMMHEKEVNAAINAHHLFGDPAQLRRSLIEISLLTRKIDGSDYRRVETKPPAIALALFERLKSRRTEMAKTDGA, translated from the coding sequence ATGTCAAAGTCGCCGATCCCCTTTACTGCCCCCGATATCACTGTGGTTGCACGCAACCTGTCACAACACCTGAGCGATCCTGCAAAAGTACCTACACATCTCAACCTAATGAATATGCTGGCCCGCAGTGCAGGCTTTCGCAATTACCAGCATCTGCGCGCAGCCCATGCCGCCGAAGCCCGGTTGAACGAAGCGCCTGCCCCGCCGGCCATCGATCACCACTTGCTGGAACGTACGCTGCATCAGTTTGATAACGCTGGACAAATGATCCGCTGGTCAAGCCGCCGCACGGTGCGCGATCTGTGCCTCTGGCAGTTTTGGTCGATCCTGCCAGCGGGTCGCATGATGCATGAGAAAGAGGTCAACGCCGCGATCAATGCGCATCACCTCTTTGGTGATCCCGCGCAGCTCCGCCGCAGTCTGATCGAAATCTCGCTGCTCACGCGCAAGATTGATGGCTCAGACTATCGCAGGGTTGAGACCAAACCGCCCGCCATTGCCTTGGCGCTTTTTGAACGGCTGAAGTCGCGCCGGACCGAAATGGCAAAAACAGACGGAGCCTGA
- a CDS encoding 50S ribosomal protein L25/general stress protein Ctc, translating into MAGEIPDLEAQVRTGTGKGAARQARRDGMVPGIIFGGDVEPLPINIPFNKLLTMLRAGRFKATLFNMKVEGHDDVRVICREVQRHVVKDLPTHVDFMRLKRTTKINLFINVDVEGEEVSPGIKKGGVMTLVRPEVELVVTAADIPESITVDISELEIGDSATIANVKLPAGSKPVIARDFVIAQISAPSALKSADDEDEDETAADEVPTTDEGGDADE; encoded by the coding sequence ATGGCCGGAGAGATTCCAGATCTTGAAGCCCAGGTACGGACGGGGACAGGCAAGGGCGCCGCTCGTCAGGCACGCCGTGATGGCATGGTACCAGGGATTATTTTCGGAGGCGACGTAGAGCCGCTACCGATCAATATCCCATTCAACAAACTGCTGACCATGCTGCGCGCGGGCCGTTTTAAGGCGACGCTGTTCAACATGAAGGTCGAAGGTCACGATGACGTCCGCGTTATCTGCCGCGAAGTTCAGCGCCATGTTGTCAAAGACTTGCCGACGCACGTGGACTTTATGCGCCTCAAGCGCACCACCAAAATCAACCTCTTCATTAATGTTGACGTTGAGGGTGAAGAAGTATCACCCGGCATCAAGAAGGGCGGCGTAATGACGCTTGTCCGTCCTGAAGTTGAACTGGTTGTGACAGCCGCAGACATTCCCGAGAGCATCACTGTCGACATTTCCGAGCTGGAAATTGGCGACAGCGCGACAATCGCGAACGTTAAGCTTCCTGCTGGGTCCAAGCCTGTGATCGCCCGCGATTTTGTGATCGCGCAGATTTCAGCACCATCTGCTCTCAAGAGTGCAGATGATGAGGACGAAGACGAAACAGCGGCAGACGAAGTGCCAACAACAGACGAAGGCGGCGACGCCGACGAATAA
- a CDS encoding MFS transporter: MSSEALAPFLRAWHSGDMSLIGDLRATRKPLAGFAAIGITWAAFFAQMPVIKAGVGASDGAYGVAVLWASLGAVAAMWLAPYAQRLVGAWAVPLAIVVIAIGLFGSGAVPSLWLLGLMLFLAASGSGITDVLINADVSQVEADTGRSLMNLNHALYSFSYAASALAVGVLREAGVAPMPIFAGVVCVLMFLSWASFGTADHPDAAAEAGTSQTPKLPPALIWLVGGVVFIAFLSEASAEGWSALHLERTLGGAPAEGALGPALLGLTMGIGRLSGHALARFMRDTTLMMLAMLTCAAGLAIAGLAETVVVALLGFAIAGLGISVVAPLALALIGRVMPRGMRMAAIARVSVIGYGAFFFGPPLMGLIAEVMSLRASFVTIAVVLAVVALTLIPALARKVAAER, translated from the coding sequence ATGTCGTCCGAGGCGCTTGCCCCTTTTCTGCGGGCGTGGCACAGCGGCGATATGAGCCTCATCGGTGATCTCCGCGCGACACGCAAACCGTTGGCTGGCTTTGCCGCAATCGGGATAACTTGGGCAGCGTTTTTTGCGCAAATGCCAGTGATCAAGGCGGGCGTCGGCGCGTCCGATGGCGCCTATGGCGTTGCAGTTTTGTGGGCAAGTTTGGGCGCCGTGGCTGCGATGTGGTTGGCCCCATATGCGCAACGGTTGGTTGGGGCTTGGGCCGTGCCGTTGGCCATTGTCGTGATCGCCATTGGGCTTTTTGGGTCAGGGGCCGTGCCTTCGTTGTGGTTGTTGGGGCTGATGTTGTTTTTGGCAGCCTCCGGGTCTGGCATCACCGATGTGCTGATCAACGCTGATGTGTCACAAGTTGAGGCCGACACAGGCCGTTCGCTGATGAACCTCAACCATGCGCTTTATTCGTTTAGCTATGCCGCGTCGGCTCTTGCGGTAGGCGTGCTACGCGAAGCTGGCGTGGCCCCGATGCCCATATTTGCAGGCGTGGTCTGTGTGTTGATGTTCCTGAGTTGGGCCAGTTTCGGAACGGCGGACCACCCTGATGCTGCTGCCGAAGCTGGTACGTCACAGACCCCCAAACTGCCACCGGCACTGATCTGGTTGGTCGGTGGCGTGGTGTTCATTGCTTTTCTGTCAGAGGCATCTGCAGAAGGCTGGTCTGCTCTGCATCTTGAGCGCACCTTGGGCGGTGCACCGGCTGAAGGGGCGCTAGGGCCTGCATTGCTTGGGCTGACGATGGGAATTGGGCGGTTGTCTGGCCACGCGCTGGCGCGCTTCATGCGCGATACAACGCTGATGATGCTTGCGATGCTTACCTGTGCTGCGGGATTGGCGATTGCAGGGTTGGCTGAAACGGTTGTTGTGGCGCTCTTGGGTTTTGCGATCGCAGGTTTGGGTATCTCTGTCGTGGCCCCATTGGCGCTGGCATTGATCGGTCGGGTGATGCCGCGCGGTATGCGCATGGCGGCCATTGCGCGGGTGTCCGTCATTGGCTACGGCGCGTTTTTCTTTGGGCCGCCGCTGATGGGGTTGATCGCCGAAGTGATGAGCTTGCGCGCGTCGTTTGTGACAATCGCCGTGGTACTGGCAGTGGTTGCGCTGACACTGATCCCGGCGCTGGCCCGCAAGGTGGCTGCAGAACGCTAA
- a CDS encoding alpha-hydroxy acid oxidase, with product MPVITNIADLKKLHERRTPRMFYDYAESGSWTEQTFRENTTDFDKIRLRQRIAVDMTGRTTKTKMIGEDVSMPVALAPVGLTGMQNADGEMKAARAAETFGVPFTLSTMSICSIEDVASVTTKPFWFQVYTLRDDDFMKRLLDRAKAANCSTIVITVDLQVMGQRHKDIKNGLSAPPKLTPRSILNLATKVPWGLEMLQTKRRFFGNIVGHAKGVEDPTSLASWTNEAFDQSLNWERIAQLRRMWDGKVILKGILDAEDAKLALNVGADAIIVSNHGGRQLDGALSSIRALPSILEAVGDKIEVHLDSGIRSGQDVLKAIAMGATGTYIGRAYVHGLGAMGEAGVTKALEVIHKELDTTMALCGETAVTDLGRHNLLIPKDFEGQWQD from the coding sequence ATGCCCGTTATTACCAACATTGCTGACCTCAAAAAACTGCATGAGCGCCGCACGCCAAGGATGTTTTACGACTACGCCGAGAGCGGCAGCTGGACGGAACAGACCTTTCGCGAAAACACCACTGATTTTGACAAGATCCGCCTGCGCCAGCGTATCGCTGTGGACATGACCGGCCGCACGACCAAGACCAAAATGATCGGCGAGGACGTCTCCATGCCGGTGGCCCTCGCTCCTGTGGGCCTGACGGGAATGCAAAATGCCGACGGCGAGATGAAAGCCGCGCGCGCAGCTGAAACATTTGGCGTGCCCTTTACCCTGTCCACTATGTCGATCTGTTCGATTGAGGACGTGGCAAGTGTAACAACCAAGCCCTTCTGGTTTCAGGTCTATACCCTTCGCGATGACGATTTCATGAAACGCCTGCTGGACCGTGCAAAGGCGGCGAACTGCTCTACCATCGTTATAACGGTCGATCTTCAGGTGATGGGGCAGCGCCACAAAGACATAAAGAACGGCCTGTCAGCGCCACCCAAACTGACGCCAAGATCCATCCTCAACCTTGCCACCAAGGTGCCATGGGGCTTGGAGATGCTGCAAACCAAACGCCGGTTCTTTGGAAATATTGTTGGCCATGCAAAAGGCGTGGAAGACCCTACATCGTTGGCGTCATGGACGAATGAAGCTTTCGATCAATCGCTCAATTGGGAGCGTATCGCGCAGCTGCGCCGCATGTGGGATGGCAAAGTGATCCTCAAGGGCATTCTGGATGCTGAGGACGCAAAACTGGCCCTGAATGTTGGCGCTGATGCGATCATCGTGTCCAATCACGGCGGGCGGCAATTGGACGGCGCGCTCAGCTCAATTCGGGCTCTCCCCTCCATTCTCGAGGCGGTGGGCGACAAAATAGAGGTACATCTGGATAGCGGCATTCGTTCAGGCCAAGACGTGCTTAAGGCGATCGCCATGGGCGCGACAGGCACTTATATCGGGCGCGCGTATGTCCACGGCCTTGGGGCGATGGGCGAGGCTGGCGTGACAAAGGCGCTCGAGGTTATCCACAAGGAACTGGACACAACGATGGCCTTGTGTGGCGAGACCGCCGTGACCGATCTGGGACGCCATAACTTGCTAATCCCAAAAGATTTTGAGGGACAATGGCAGGATTGA
- the trpA gene encoding tryptophan synthase subunit alpha translates to MTRIDAKFADLKSKGKKAFVSYVMAGDPDFDRSLEIVRGLPEAGVDVIELGLPFTDPMADGPTIQLAGQRALESGMTLRRTLELAAEFRKDDDTTPIVLMGYYNPIYSMGVDKFLTEAKAAGIDGLIVVDLPPEEDVELCLPAQAAGLNFIRLATPTTDDKRLPRVVQNTSGFVYYVSITGITGSAEAEAGDVGPEVTRIQKASGLPVIVGFGVNTPEKSRAIASVADGVVVGSAIVSRIANGDSTADVLAFVKSLSDGAHSV, encoded by the coding sequence ATGACCCGCATCGATGCCAAATTTGCAGATCTCAAATCCAAGGGCAAAAAAGCCTTCGTTTCTTACGTGATGGCTGGTGATCCTGATTTCGACCGTTCGCTCGAGATCGTACGCGGCCTGCCCGAAGCAGGTGTTGACGTAATTGAACTGGGCCTGCCCTTTACGGACCCAATGGCTGACGGGCCGACAATTCAACTTGCCGGCCAACGCGCACTTGAGAGCGGCATGACCCTGCGCCGGACCCTTGAGTTGGCAGCTGAGTTCCGCAAAGACGATGACACCACACCCATTGTTCTGATGGGTTACTACAACCCGATCTATTCAATGGGCGTCGATAAATTCCTAACCGAAGCCAAAGCGGCTGGCATTGACGGCCTGATCGTCGTGGACCTACCCCCCGAAGAAGACGTCGAGCTATGCTTGCCCGCGCAGGCTGCTGGGTTGAACTTTATTCGTCTGGCCACCCCCACAACCGATGACAAGCGCCTGCCCCGTGTCGTTCAAAACACTTCAGGCTTTGTGTATTATGTGTCGATCACAGGGATCACTGGCTCCGCCGAAGCGGAAGCCGGGGATGTTGGGCCCGAAGTCACGCGCATTCAAAAGGCCAGCGGCTTGCCTGTGATTGTAGGGTTTGGCGTCAACACGCCCGAGAAATCGCGCGCCATTGCCAGCGTAGCCGACGGCGTGGTTGTCGGATCAGCCATCGTCAGCCGCATCGCGAACGGTGACAGCACGGCAGATGTGCTCGCATTTGTAAAATCGCTCAGCGACGGCGCGCATTCAGTTTAA
- the ychF gene encoding redox-regulated ATPase YchF, with protein sequence MGFKMGIVGLPNVGKSTLFNALTRTAAAQAANFPFCTIEPNVGEVAVPDARLDKLAAIAGSKQIIPTRMTFVDIAGLVKGASKGEGLGNQFLANIREVDAIAHVLRCFEDGDVTHVEGRVDPVADAETIDTELMLADLESIEKRRAGLVRKMKGNDKEAVQQDRLLAAAQAAIEEGNPARVVEVDPDDAKAWRMLQLLTTKPVLYVCNVGESEAAEGNAFSAKVAEMAASQGNMHVIISAQIEEEISQLEVDEAQMFLDEMGLAEAGLDRLIRAGFELLHLETYFTVGPKEARAWTIREGTSAPKAAGVIHGDFEKGFIRAETIAYDDFVSLGGEGPAKEAGKMRAEGKAYTVKDGDVLHFLFNT encoded by the coding sequence ATGGGTTTCAAGATGGGTATCGTGGGACTGCCGAATGTCGGTAAGTCGACCCTGTTCAACGCACTGACCCGCACCGCTGCGGCGCAGGCGGCCAATTTTCCGTTTTGCACGATTGAACCCAATGTGGGCGAAGTTGCTGTGCCCGATGCGCGCCTAGACAAGCTGGCAGCCATCGCAGGGTCCAAGCAGATCATTCCGACACGCATGACTTTCGTGGATATCGCAGGCCTCGTTAAGGGGGCCTCGAAGGGCGAAGGACTGGGCAACCAATTTTTGGCGAACATCAGGGAAGTTGATGCGATTGCGCATGTGCTGCGCTGTTTTGAAGACGGCGATGTGACCCATGTGGAGGGCCGCGTGGACCCGGTTGCCGATGCCGAGACAATTGACACCGAGTTGATGCTTGCTGACTTGGAAAGCATCGAAAAGCGTCGTGCCGGACTGGTGCGCAAAATGAAGGGCAACGACAAAGAGGCTGTGCAACAAGATCGCCTGCTGGCCGCTGCCCAAGCCGCCATTGAGGAGGGAAACCCCGCCCGTGTGGTTGAGGTAGACCCGGATGATGCCAAAGCGTGGCGGATGCTGCAGCTGCTCACAACCAAGCCGGTGCTGTACGTGTGCAACGTCGGTGAAAGTGAAGCGGCTGAAGGCAACGCGTTTTCTGCGAAGGTCGCCGAGATGGCAGCGTCACAGGGCAATATGCATGTGATTATCTCGGCTCAGATCGAAGAAGAGATCAGCCAGCTTGAGGTGGACGAAGCGCAGATGTTCCTCGATGAGATGGGCCTTGCCGAAGCGGGCCTTGATCGTTTGATCCGGGCAGGCTTTGAGCTGCTGCACCTTGAGACGTACTTTACAGTTGGCCCTAAGGAAGCGCGCGCCTGGACCATCCGTGAGGGTACCTCTGCGCCAAAAGCCGCAGGTGTGATCCACGGTGATTTTGAAAAGGGCTTCATCAGGGCGGAAACCATCGCTTATGATGATTTCGTGAGCCTTGGCGGCGAGGGCCCTGCGAAAGAAGCTGGCAAGATGCGCGCTGAAGGCAAAGCTTATACCGTCAAAGACGGCGACGTGCTGCACTTCCTGTTCAATACCTGA
- a CDS encoding porin family protein has translation MKFTLAPFAIAATCCLGVSAQAQEWKYATTVYLFTAETETSIGDRSATLSFSDALKNLDMAFMASFGGNNGQWGFLVDYMLTDIGFENSTPGPAFSGLEASVKTQILTGYLSYRLYDTGTIQTDLLAGARWFDTDTTLTFLPGAGAGTTVNDSDNWTDPVIGVRTRFDLNADWSGTVMADYGGSSDRETWQLLLTADYAFNEKWVGRLGYRHIDISNDEGPNNYAFTQSGPVFGITYNF, from the coding sequence ATGAAATTTACCCTAGCCCCCTTCGCCATTGCCGCCACTTGCTGCTTAGGTGTTTCCGCACAAGCTCAGGAATGGAAATACGCGACCACCGTGTACCTTTTTACGGCTGAGACAGAAACAAGTATTGGCGACCGCAGCGCAACGCTGAGCTTCTCAGACGCTCTGAAAAACTTAGACATGGCGTTCATGGCGTCTTTCGGCGGGAACAACGGGCAATGGGGGTTTCTTGTTGATTACATGCTGACCGATATTGGCTTTGAAAACTCGACACCGGGCCCGGCCTTCAGCGGACTAGAGGCCTCGGTCAAAACGCAAATCCTCACGGGTTACCTCTCTTACCGGCTCTATGATACCGGCACCATTCAGACCGACCTGCTTGCAGGTGCGCGTTGGTTTGACACCGATACGACGCTGACATTTTTGCCGGGCGCTGGTGCGGGTACCACTGTTAACGATTCTGACAACTGGACAGACCCGGTGATTGGCGTACGCACTCGGTTCGACCTGAATGCCGATTGGTCTGGCACCGTGATGGCCGACTACGGCGGATCCAGCGATCGCGAGACCTGGCAGTTGCTGTTGACGGCCGATTATGCCTTCAACGAAAAATGGGTAGGCCGCCTCGGCTATCGCCATATCGACATCAGCAATGATGAAGGCCCTAATAACTATGCTTTCACACAATCCGGTCCGGTCTTTGGGATAACCTACAACTTCTGA
- a CDS encoding mechanosensitive ion channel family protein has translation MLYVRTILATFFIVVSSLSAYSQTSPVSVLEVQNTVNNLHSQLNEEQFDALASFLDVMSVEQPTGTATPDAEKPGLAALISQTATNFADSAGKNIRDIPLVIKSAFAAGYGFFETRGMSGVLLFLGSFAVAVAAGLGAGRLASIGVGRLKPHSQDQITDNLTSQLRALVSRLAADAAGLIAFIIVSLLVVKFVFADGPDKSLAVALILVVLAVPLIARVVFRFLLAPHRPDLRTVTTDDWTAQFIYRNFVMFGVVTGLAFFLNTQLGVNPSDEKDSLRFCIGLLLHAWIVYITWRARGGLTSILLGDDSEQTSGLERMASWWPKVSMILVSLNWLTQQLLLANDVSTIPPSRSLAGLVLIVAAPFLDTMLRGFVKHLVPDPKGTSEVALNAVEQIKHSYVRVGRVVLAAVLVLTIGKLWGLSLSDFEEGTLGQNIAANGVQFLLVVAVGYIVWEFANLWVNNKLSEELPDAEQGEETEAGGAGKSRLASVLPLIHMALQATIVTITALLAISQLGINIAPLLAGAGVLGLAIGFGAQTLVKDVVSGVFFLLDDAFRVGEFVDVGGTLGSIENISVRSLRLRDATGPVHIVPYGEIAKLTNHSRDYVIMKLKFTVPFETDLEKVRKIFKRIGQDLMENPAHSENLLAPFKSQGVADVNDVGIVLRGKFTAKPGTQFTIRKDIYNMVQKAFDENGIQFARKEVRVSMSGADDDAPLGETQTKAVAAAGAEAADTDSNQQKP, from the coding sequence ATGCTCTACGTCCGGACCATTCTGGCTACCTTCTTCATCGTAGTTTCAAGCCTTTCAGCATATTCGCAGACTTCACCAGTCAGTGTGTTGGAAGTCCAAAACACCGTAAACAATCTTCACTCCCAACTGAATGAGGAACAGTTCGACGCTCTGGCAAGCTTCCTTGACGTGATGTCAGTCGAACAACCCACGGGAACGGCAACCCCGGATGCAGAAAAGCCCGGCTTGGCGGCCCTGATTAGTCAAACAGCAACCAATTTTGCAGACTCTGCAGGGAAAAATATCCGCGACATTCCTTTGGTGATAAAAAGCGCCTTCGCCGCTGGTTATGGTTTCTTTGAAACGCGGGGCATGAGCGGTGTGCTTCTCTTTCTCGGCTCTTTTGCCGTTGCAGTCGCTGCAGGCTTGGGTGCTGGGCGATTGGCGTCAATTGGTGTTGGTAGATTGAAACCACACAGTCAGGACCAAATCACGGACAATCTGACGTCTCAACTGAGGGCGCTGGTCTCTCGTTTGGCCGCCGACGCAGCCGGGCTTATCGCGTTCATCATAGTGTCTCTTTTGGTCGTGAAATTCGTTTTTGCCGATGGCCCAGACAAAAGCCTTGCGGTGGCTTTGATATTGGTTGTTTTGGCAGTTCCTTTGATCGCCCGCGTTGTTTTTCGCTTTCTCTTGGCACCCCACAGGCCTGACCTTCGGACTGTAACAACCGATGATTGGACGGCGCAATTCATCTACAGAAATTTCGTAATGTTCGGTGTCGTGACCGGCCTTGCTTTCTTCTTGAACACTCAACTTGGCGTTAATCCTTCCGATGAAAAAGACAGTTTGCGGTTTTGTATCGGCCTGCTTCTTCATGCTTGGATCGTCTACATAACCTGGCGCGCGCGTGGAGGTTTAACCTCGATCCTGCTTGGCGACGATTCCGAACAGACCTCCGGTCTCGAACGCATGGCAAGTTGGTGGCCCAAAGTTTCAATGATCCTTGTGTCTCTCAACTGGCTCACCCAGCAACTTCTATTGGCAAATGATGTCAGCACGATCCCACCTTCGAGGAGTTTAGCAGGACTTGTTTTGATCGTAGCGGCACCATTCCTGGACACCATGCTGCGGGGGTTCGTCAAACATCTCGTACCAGATCCCAAGGGCACAAGCGAAGTCGCTTTGAATGCTGTTGAGCAGATCAAACACAGCTACGTTCGCGTTGGTCGTGTCGTGCTGGCTGCGGTCCTTGTTCTTACTATTGGCAAGCTCTGGGGGCTTTCGTTGAGTGACTTCGAAGAAGGTACGCTGGGGCAGAACATTGCCGCGAATGGTGTGCAATTCTTACTGGTTGTTGCCGTCGGTTACATCGTTTGGGAATTCGCAAATCTCTGGGTAAATAATAAGCTATCAGAAGAGCTGCCAGATGCTGAGCAGGGTGAAGAAACCGAAGCAGGAGGCGCAGGCAAAAGCCGTCTGGCCTCCGTGCTGCCTCTTATTCACATGGCGCTTCAGGCAACGATCGTGACGATCACTGCGTTGCTGGCCATCTCCCAGCTTGGTATCAATATTGCCCCATTATTGGCCGGTGCCGGTGTCCTTGGTCTGGCGATTGGATTTGGCGCACAGACTTTGGTGAAGGATGTCGTTTCTGGCGTGTTCTTCTTGCTAGATGACGCGTTCCGAGTTGGCGAATTTGTCGACGTTGGTGGGACACTTGGATCGATCGAAAACATCTCCGTTCGATCCCTGCGTCTGCGTGATGCAACTGGGCCTGTCCACATTGTGCCCTACGGCGAGATCGCAAAGCTCACCAATCATAGCCGCGACTATGTGATCATGAAGCTCAAGTTCACCGTGCCATTTGAAACGGACCTCGAAAAAGTGCGTAAGATTTTCAAACGCATTGGTCAGGATTTGATGGAGAACCCTGCACATTCAGAAAACCTGTTGGCACCGTTCAAATCTCAGGGTGTGGCGGACGTGAATGATGTAGGGATTGTTCTGCGTGGCAAGTTCACCGCCAAGCCGGGAACCCAGTTTACGATCCGCAAGGACATCTATAACATGGTTCAGAAGGCATTTGACGAAAACGGCATCCAATTCGCCCGTAAGGAAGTGCGAGTCAGCATGTCTGGAGCCGATGACGACGCACCGTTAGGTGAAACGCAAACGAAAGCCGTGGCTGCTGCGGGTGCAGAAGCTGCCGACACTGATAGCAATCAGCAGAAGCCATGA